From a region of the Corallococcus macrosporus genome:
- a CDS encoding alpha/beta fold hydrolase, with protein MAALWGALGLGGVAQASEQGTAPRADDFVGCPDAKSDAALAGSLCARFGAPLDFAAPSGEQVELFVRKFPAVGRSAGQVWLVAGGPGESGASFYPLLKTLRASFPGYDLLVPDHRGTGFSSRLCQKEESADSAGGTALEGAEWATCFEALESNAKRTRAFTITHSAHDLRALMERYSTGRKTWLYGVSYGTQLVLRMMTVAPPKRLDGIVLDSLVPPETTEQWDLSHRSAVVDEVGRAVLARCDAEPGCRARLGGSAVAAMQGLIDDPKVSEAIAGGRPKLFFGALLDSPALRARIPLLLAGLRGGDLAPLRKVEQDLEALGAPFDRFPQAAISIPLVAVISASENNARPGLTQAQVEAEAAGFLFVSSLPGQLVGRTSLAYPRDEWFGRSPTALPPVLVLQGDMDPKTPLAGAQAHVRLLPEAAGVNLVTVKGGPHFLLYTAPDCFKATVSTFVQKRRAPRATCSL; from the coding sequence GTGGCCGCCCTCTGGGGTGCACTCGGTCTGGGCGGCGTTGCGCAGGCCTCCGAACAGGGCACGGCGCCCCGTGCCGATGACTTCGTGGGGTGCCCGGACGCGAAGTCGGATGCGGCGCTCGCGGGTTCCCTGTGCGCTCGCTTCGGCGCGCCGTTGGACTTCGCGGCCCCGAGCGGTGAGCAGGTCGAGCTCTTCGTCCGCAAGTTCCCGGCGGTGGGGCGTTCAGCCGGGCAGGTCTGGCTCGTGGCGGGTGGTCCCGGCGAGTCAGGGGCTTCGTTCTACCCGCTGCTGAAGACGCTTCGGGCCTCCTTCCCGGGATACGACCTGCTGGTCCCGGATCATCGCGGGACGGGGTTCTCGAGCCGGCTCTGCCAGAAGGAGGAGTCCGCCGACAGTGCTGGCGGCACCGCGCTCGAAGGCGCTGAGTGGGCGACCTGCTTCGAGGCGCTGGAGTCCAACGCCAAGCGCACTCGCGCCTTCACCATCACGCACTCCGCACATGATCTGCGCGCGCTGATGGAGCGATACTCCACGGGCCGCAAGACGTGGCTCTACGGGGTCTCCTACGGCACACAGTTGGTGTTGCGCATGATGACGGTCGCCCCGCCGAAGCGGCTCGATGGGATCGTGCTCGATTCCCTCGTTCCTCCGGAAACGACCGAGCAGTGGGACCTCAGTCATCGCTCGGCCGTCGTCGACGAGGTGGGCCGCGCGGTGCTCGCGCGTTGCGATGCGGAGCCGGGCTGCCGGGCGCGTCTCGGAGGTTCGGCGGTCGCCGCCATGCAGGGACTGATTGATGACCCCAAGGTGTCGGAGGCCATTGCCGGGGGGCGTCCGAAACTCTTCTTCGGGGCCCTGCTGGACAGCCCGGCGCTGCGCGCGCGGATTCCGCTCCTCCTCGCGGGCCTCAGGGGCGGAGACCTCGCGCCGTTGCGGAAGGTGGAGCAGGACCTGGAGGCATTGGGTGCGCCGTTCGACCGCTTCCCCCAGGCAGCGATCTCCATCCCGCTCGTCGCGGTGATCAGCGCCTCCGAGAACAACGCCCGGCCAGGTCTCACCCAGGCCCAGGTGGAGGCCGAAGCCGCGGGGTTCCTGTTCGTCAGCAGCCTGCCGGGTCAGCTCGTCGGTCGAACGTCACTGGCCTATCCGCGTGACGAGTGGTTTGGCCGCTCTCCCACCGCGCTTCCGCCGGTGCTGGTGCTCCAGGGCGACATGGATCCCAAGACGCCCCTCGCTGGTGCCCAGGCTCATGTCCGCCTCCTGCCCGAAGCGGCTGGCGTCAACCTGGTCACCGTCAAGGGAGGGCCCCACTTCCTGCTCTACACGGCGCCAGATTGCTTCAAGGCCACGGTGAGCACGTTCGTCCAGAAGCGGCGTGCTCCTCGCGCGACCTGTTCGCTTTGA
- a CDS encoding ribonuclease HII: MSAESVQALLECSVTELTGRFVTQAQPVPQGLLEALEADPRQGAQALAKRLRSRQEKNRAEGQRLRHLLKFETELWEQGLLKVAGVDEAGMAPLAGPVVAAAAILPRGYKLKGLDDSKKILDPDKREALAEALKRDVVAWAVGRAEVEEIDSINIYHAGLLAMRRAVEGLGLTPDYVLVDARTIPQCPSPQRGIIKGDSLSLSIAAASVLAKTTRDRLMAELDAQYPGYGLAAHKGYPTAQHVQAIQALGVLPIHRRSFGPVREALGLAQPSGPVPMQSELFAATPVPMAKR; encoded by the coding sequence ATGTCCGCAGAGAGTGTGCAGGCACTGCTTGAATGCTCGGTCACCGAGCTGACCGGGCGGTTCGTTACCCAGGCGCAGCCCGTCCCCCAGGGGCTTCTGGAAGCGCTGGAGGCGGATCCGCGCCAGGGCGCGCAGGCGCTCGCGAAGAGGCTGCGCTCACGTCAGGAGAAGAACCGGGCGGAGGGCCAGCGGCTGCGGCACCTGCTCAAGTTCGAGACGGAGCTCTGGGAGCAGGGCCTCCTGAAGGTCGCGGGCGTGGACGAGGCCGGCATGGCGCCACTCGCGGGCCCTGTCGTCGCGGCGGCGGCCATCCTGCCCAGGGGTTACAAGCTCAAGGGGCTGGACGACTCGAAGAAGATCCTCGACCCGGACAAGCGCGAGGCGCTGGCGGAGGCCCTCAAGCGCGACGTGGTGGCGTGGGCGGTGGGCCGAGCGGAGGTGGAGGAGATTGACTCCATCAACATCTACCACGCGGGCCTGCTGGCCATGCGCCGCGCGGTGGAGGGGCTGGGGCTGACGCCGGACTACGTGCTGGTGGACGCGCGCACGATTCCCCAGTGCCCCTCTCCGCAGCGGGGGATCATCAAGGGGGACTCGCTGTCCCTGAGCATCGCGGCGGCGTCCGTGCTGGCGAAGACGACGCGCGACCGGCTGATGGCGGAGCTGGACGCGCAGTATCCCGGCTATGGGCTGGCGGCGCACAAGGGCTACCCCACCGCGCAGCACGTGCAGGCCATCCAGGCATTGGGCGTGCTGCCCATCCACCGCCGGAGCTTCGGCCCGGTGCGCGAGGCGCTCGGACTGGCGCAGCCCTCCGGGCCCGTCCCGATGCAGTCGGAGCTGTTCGCCGCTACTCCTGTTCCGATGGCCAAGCGATGA
- a CDS encoding carboxypeptidase-like regulatory domain-containing protein, with the protein MGKQLRTYGWLGLLASVLLTGCDDAPSANRHEDTCAEPMSLRVEVMSADGAYIQGASVTATNLESNVSITGVTDDRGVTTAINETLAPSPIRVVATAGSHVTPAQRVEWTCDACHCTPVPATVTLQLQN; encoded by the coding sequence ATGGGAAAGCAGTTGAGGACGTATGGGTGGTTGGGGCTCCTCGCGAGCGTGCTGCTGACGGGCTGTGATGACGCCCCCAGCGCGAACCGGCACGAGGACACCTGCGCGGAGCCGATGTCGCTGCGCGTGGAGGTGATGTCGGCGGACGGCGCGTACATCCAGGGCGCGTCCGTGACGGCCACCAACCTGGAGAGCAACGTCAGCATCACCGGCGTGACGGATGACCGGGGCGTCACCACGGCCATCAACGAAACGCTCGCGCCCAGCCCCATCCGCGTGGTGGCCACGGCGGGCTCGCACGTGACGCCCGCCCAGCGCGTGGAGTGGACGTGCGACGCGTGTCACTGCACGCCTGTTCCGGCCACGGTGACGCTCCAGCTCCAGAACTGA
- a CDS encoding tetratricopeptide repeat protein has protein sequence MATSLPAPPRCTGHPDAAAGWRCEHCEALLCPACVELRRTGTVEYAVCGRCEGTANVLLRSRSGAALRTRLLDSLRFPFTGPGLQTLIAVSVMLAVLHMFAVGVRILHVLPLTLALGVFWSAFFSLVRGTARGDADPEGPGFTSLVQDNLLPGLRGLGVTVGVFLPALVHAWHLLPPVSGFAIVVRFLYPLDTLWLPEVRGNALFWALAGLGLLWLPWALLLAAATQSVRAALNPVRTLGCLRALGRDAGLVTGVFVVLASVHGVLRGCAAWVVELGLPFVSGLIAQVLTCLMPFCAASLLGRVLYVHGDALGYLPAREFLEPTLGDTAPQRVPTALRESPGLPAPEPSAAEAEATRDQRLAELGAAVEARDVAKALALYGVLHVVPRLKLSPAHHLFIGQAAAVEGDFPLSVKALEAAADAAPDEPTAPRALVFLARVQGEKLGNAVRAEEIYRYILHRYPDTDAARFAHARLTPAA, from the coding sequence ATGGCCACGTCCCTCCCCGCCCCACCCCGCTGTACCGGCCACCCGGACGCCGCCGCCGGCTGGCGCTGTGAACACTGCGAGGCCCTGCTGTGCCCCGCGTGCGTGGAGCTGCGGCGCACGGGCACGGTGGAGTACGCCGTGTGCGGCCGGTGCGAGGGCACGGCGAACGTGCTCCTGCGCTCACGCTCGGGAGCCGCCCTCCGGACCCGGCTGCTGGACTCCCTGCGCTTTCCCTTCACCGGACCGGGCCTGCAGACGCTCATCGCCGTCAGCGTGATGCTGGCCGTGCTGCACATGTTCGCGGTGGGCGTGCGCATCCTCCACGTGCTGCCCCTGACGCTCGCGCTGGGCGTCTTCTGGTCCGCCTTCTTCTCGCTCGTGCGCGGCACGGCCCGGGGCGACGCGGATCCCGAGGGCCCGGGCTTCACCAGCCTCGTCCAGGACAACCTCCTGCCGGGCCTGCGCGGCCTGGGCGTCACCGTGGGCGTCTTCCTGCCCGCGCTCGTGCACGCGTGGCACCTGCTGCCGCCCGTGTCCGGCTTCGCCATCGTCGTCCGGTTCCTCTACCCGCTGGACACCCTGTGGTTGCCCGAGGTGCGAGGCAACGCGCTCTTCTGGGCACTCGCGGGCCTGGGCCTGCTGTGGCTGCCGTGGGCGCTCTTGCTGGCCGCCGCCACACAGTCGGTGCGCGCCGCGCTGAACCCCGTGCGCACGCTCGGCTGCCTGCGGGCGCTGGGGCGCGATGCGGGGCTCGTGACGGGGGTGTTCGTGGTGCTGGCCTCGGTCCACGGCGTGCTGCGCGGGTGCGCGGCCTGGGTCGTGGAGCTGGGGCTTCCGTTCGTGTCCGGACTCATCGCGCAGGTGCTCACCTGCCTGATGCCCTTCTGCGCCGCGAGCCTGCTGGGGCGCGTGCTGTACGTGCACGGGGACGCGCTGGGCTACCTGCCCGCGCGCGAGTTCCTGGAGCCCACCCTGGGAGACACCGCGCCCCAGCGCGTGCCCACGGCGCTGCGCGAGTCCCCGGGGCTCCCGGCCCCGGAGCCCTCCGCCGCCGAGGCCGAGGCCACCCGCGACCAGCGGCTGGCGGAGCTGGGCGCGGCGGTGGAGGCGCGCGACGTGGCGAAGGCGCTGGCGCTGTACGGCGTGCTGCACGTCGTGCCCCGGCTGAAACTTTCGCCGGCGCACCATCTGTTCATTGGCCAGGCCGCGGCGGTGGAAGGAGATTTCCCACTGTCGGTCAAAGCGTTGGAAGCCGCGGCGGACGCGGCGCCGGATGAACCCACCGCGCCGCGCGCATTGGTGTTCCTGGCGCGCGTGCAGGGGGAAAAGTTGGGAAACGCGGTGCGCGCGGAGGAAATCTACCGGTACATCCTGCATCGATATCCGGACACGGATGCCGCACGTTTTGCCCATGCGCGACTGACGCCCGCCGCCTGA
- a CDS encoding M61 family metallopeptidase produces the protein MPLAVRYHVAMPRPHAHLFEVEAAFPAGPDVLDAVMPVWTPGSYLVREYARQVQDVTAQGPDGQPLPVRRVDKRTWRVEAKGQAVTLRYRVYANELSVRTSHLDGSHAYFNGATVFLYTEGTRALPHHVTVDAPQGWRTFCALDSEGATFHAPDYDALVDSPFEVGPHTPLTFTAAGVPHEVVVWGDSVPDADRLCADMQRICEAQARMYEGLPLKRYLFLVYLTDKGRGGLEHQASTALLFPRTGLSTHRGWEDFLTLVAHEYFHLWNIKRVKPRALVPFDYSQENYTTLLWAFEGGTAYYDNLFVRRAGLMSAPRYLARLGETLSLLHSTPGRRVQTLTEASLVSWVKHYRPDEHSTNSAISYYLKGEVVCALLDLEVRRATRDAKSLDDVMRLLWQRHGDGSGVPEDGVEKAASEVAGVDLTPFFDRAVRSTDDLDYGVFAHVGLELSFRVREAPNDKGGTPPRLKGEPRPKGWLGVTVRGSSTLSTVPEGTPALEAGLYPEDDVVALDGWRVDGAGLIARCEDKRPGDTVRVTLFRRDRLLEVPVVLGQKPADAAWLQRVERPSDAQKAAFQAWLGAPWDETPGPA, from the coding sequence ATGCCGCTCGCCGTCCGCTACCACGTCGCCATGCCCCGCCCGCATGCGCACCTGTTCGAGGTGGAGGCCGCCTTCCCCGCCGGGCCTGACGTGCTCGACGCGGTGATGCCGGTGTGGACGCCGGGCAGCTACCTGGTGCGCGAGTACGCCCGCCAGGTGCAGGACGTCACCGCGCAGGGGCCGGACGGACAGCCCCTGCCGGTGCGCCGCGTGGACAAGCGCACCTGGCGCGTGGAGGCGAAGGGCCAGGCCGTCACGCTGCGCTACCGCGTCTACGCGAACGAGCTGTCCGTGCGCACCAGCCACCTGGACGGCAGCCACGCGTACTTCAACGGCGCCACCGTGTTCCTCTACACGGAAGGCACGCGCGCCCTGCCCCACCACGTCACCGTGGACGCGCCGCAGGGCTGGCGCACGTTCTGCGCGCTGGACTCGGAAGGGGCCACCTTCCACGCGCCGGACTACGACGCGCTCGTGGACAGCCCCTTCGAGGTGGGCCCGCACACGCCGCTCACCTTCACCGCCGCGGGCGTGCCGCATGAAGTGGTGGTGTGGGGCGACAGCGTGCCGGACGCGGACCGGCTGTGCGCGGACATGCAGCGCATCTGTGAAGCCCAGGCGCGCATGTACGAAGGCCTGCCGCTCAAGCGCTACCTGTTCCTCGTCTACCTCACCGACAAGGGGCGCGGCGGCCTGGAGCACCAGGCCTCCACCGCGCTGCTCTTCCCGCGCACGGGCCTGTCCACGCACCGGGGCTGGGAGGACTTCCTCACGCTGGTGGCGCACGAGTACTTCCACCTGTGGAACATCAAGCGGGTGAAGCCGCGCGCGCTGGTGCCGTTCGACTACTCGCAGGAGAACTACACCACGCTCTTGTGGGCCTTCGAGGGCGGCACCGCCTACTACGACAACCTCTTCGTGCGCCGCGCGGGCCTGATGTCCGCCCCGCGCTACCTGGCCCGCCTGGGGGAGACGCTCAGCCTGCTGCACTCCACGCCGGGGCGCCGCGTGCAGACGCTCACCGAGGCGTCGCTCGTCAGCTGGGTGAAGCACTACCGCCCGGACGAGCACTCCACCAACAGCGCCATCTCCTACTACCTGAAGGGCGAGGTGGTGTGCGCGCTGCTGGACCTGGAGGTGCGCCGCGCCACCCGCGACGCGAAGAGCCTGGATGACGTCATGCGGCTCTTGTGGCAACGCCATGGCGACGGCTCCGGCGTGCCGGAGGACGGCGTGGAGAAGGCCGCGAGCGAGGTGGCGGGCGTGGACCTGACGCCCTTCTTCGACCGGGCGGTGCGCTCCACGGACGACCTGGACTACGGCGTCTTCGCGCACGTGGGGCTGGAGCTGTCCTTCCGCGTGCGGGAGGCCCCCAACGACAAGGGCGGCACGCCGCCGCGCCTCAAGGGCGAGCCCCGGCCGAAGGGCTGGCTGGGCGTCACGGTGCGCGGCTCCTCCACGCTGTCCACCGTGCCGGAGGGCACGCCCGCGCTGGAGGCCGGCCTGTATCCGGAGGACGACGTGGTGGCGCTGGACGGCTGGCGCGTGGACGGCGCGGGGCTCATCGCCCGCTGCGAGGACAAGCGCCCCGGCGACACCGTGCGGGTGACGCTGTTCCGCCGCGACCGCCTGCTGGAGGTGCCGGTGGTGCTGGGCCAGAAGCCCGCGGACGCCGCGTGGCTCCAGCGCGTGGAGCGCCCCAGCGACGCGCAGAAGGCCGCGTTCCAGGCGTGGCTGGGCGCCCCCTGGGATGAGACTCCCGGCCCGGCGTAG
- a CDS encoding transcription antitermination factor NusB: MATTRKPGPSRGGAPKPGGPRSSRPGAPKKRKDAKGRADKPKMSRAQHERARPNPNRPLREDLVLQACLEAYGGVRREGRLSDRALEFVLRRKTALYSTERRAVAERVYALLRRQRTVDFLLEKSHRKFDALDPTRQDVMRLAASRILHGEDPTYVARSSGLTGPDVSVLDRLPDAAAELDGLPEAKRFPIAASLPDFLADRFRAVFGKDAARAAEAMNERAPLIVRANTLKGDRAQLQERLAAEDVESTKPTTLSPFGLVMETRLNLFSLQDFKDGGFEIQDEGSQLLGMLVDAPPTRVVDACAGAGGKTLQLAAQMKNRGDLHALDVDEGRMEDLRKRARRAGVHNVRTQLIPHEGPDADAALTPLKGLADRVLVDAPCSGTGTFRRKPDARYRLTPEDLEMHVGRQKALLARFAMLVKPGGRLIYGTCSVLREENEEVVEDFLSKHPDFSVRPVAEVLGAELGAKLGPGPFLRLAPHTHGTDGFFGAVLVKAK; the protein is encoded by the coding sequence ATGGCCACGACTCGCAAGCCTGGACCTTCCCGCGGCGGCGCCCCCAAGCCGGGCGGGCCCCGTTCGTCCCGCCCTGGCGCTCCGAAGAAGCGCAAGGACGCCAAGGGACGCGCTGACAAACCGAAGATGAGCCGCGCCCAGCACGAACGCGCGCGCCCCAACCCCAACCGCCCCCTGCGCGAGGACCTGGTCCTCCAGGCCTGTCTGGAGGCCTACGGCGGCGTGCGCCGCGAGGGCCGCCTGTCCGACCGCGCGCTGGAGTTCGTACTGCGCCGCAAGACGGCCCTCTACTCCACCGAGCGCCGCGCCGTGGCCGAGCGCGTCTACGCGCTCCTGCGCCGCCAGCGCACCGTGGACTTCCTCCTGGAGAAGTCGCACCGGAAGTTCGACGCGCTGGACCCCACGCGCCAGGACGTCATGCGGCTGGCCGCGTCCCGCATCCTCCACGGCGAGGACCCCACCTACGTCGCGCGCTCCAGCGGGCTCACCGGCCCGGACGTGTCCGTGCTCGACCGCCTGCCGGACGCCGCCGCGGAGCTGGACGGCCTGCCGGAGGCGAAGCGCTTCCCCATCGCCGCGTCGCTGCCGGACTTCCTCGCGGACCGCTTCCGCGCCGTCTTCGGCAAGGACGCCGCGCGCGCGGCGGAGGCCATGAACGAGCGCGCCCCGCTCATCGTCCGCGCCAACACGCTCAAGGGCGACCGCGCCCAGCTCCAGGAGCGCCTGGCCGCGGAGGACGTGGAGTCCACGAAGCCCACCACGCTGTCCCCGTTCGGCCTCGTCATGGAGACGCGGCTCAACCTCTTCTCCCTCCAGGACTTCAAGGACGGGGGCTTCGAGATTCAAGACGAGGGCAGCCAGCTCCTGGGCATGCTCGTGGACGCGCCGCCCACCCGCGTGGTGGACGCGTGCGCGGGCGCGGGCGGCAAGACGCTTCAACTGGCCGCGCAGATGAAGAACCGCGGGGACCTGCACGCGCTCGACGTGGACGAGGGCCGCATGGAGGACCTGCGCAAGCGCGCGCGCCGCGCCGGCGTGCACAACGTGCGCACGCAGCTCATCCCCCATGAGGGCCCGGACGCGGACGCCGCACTCACGCCGCTGAAGGGGCTGGCGGACCGCGTGCTGGTGGACGCGCCGTGCAGCGGCACCGGCACCTTCCGCCGCAAGCCGGACGCGAGATACCGCCTCACGCCGGAGGACCTGGAGATGCACGTGGGCCGGCAGAAGGCGCTGCTCGCGCGCTTCGCCATGCTGGTGAAGCCCGGCGGCCGGCTCATCTACGGCACGTGCAGCGTGCTGCGCGAGGAGAACGAGGAGGTGGTGGAGGACTTCCTCTCCAAGCACCCCGACTTCAGCGTGCGGCCCGTGGCGGAGGTGCTGGGCGCGGAGCTGGGCGCGAAGCTGGGGCCCGGCCCCTTCCTGCGGCTGGCCCCGCACACCCACGGCACCGACGGCTTCTTCGGCGCCGTGCTCGTCAAGGCGAAGTAA
- a CDS encoding metallophosphoesterase, translated as MDRTKSLSLAALAALFVGGFASGDALALPRDPYLQKVGPDTATVAFRTASSCSSAQVRYGVGDTGQTARSTATAKIHAVVLTGLSPGTSYTYSVDACGETTPAKTFSTAPVPGTRRVHFAAVGDFGTGGSDQRKVAASMLTNKPELFVALGDNAYASGTETEFQTNLFTPMAALLAQVPMFATPGNHEYVTNEAQPYLDNLYLPTNNAEGSERYYSFDWGHVHFVSIDSNCAVGLASSSKCTLAAQKAFVEKDLAATTQPWKVVFFHHPSWSSGEHGSQLTMRRQFGPLFEKYGVDLVLTGHDHDYERSKPMLGDAEAGKNETGIPYLVVGGGGATLREFATSRPSWSVIRDDAAHGFLDVDVVEGNLTAKLVKTDGGVLDSFTLSKTLPAQPEAPQGTLNVAVDSASGTAPHTAAFTATASQSGATVTWDFGDGATAQGPQAQHVFAQAGTYTVTATATVQGASPLTATTVVTVASSGTGTTDPGTGSGEDPGTTPSDPDPRPEVPATPTTPGVTPGADDANGAGGCTAGPSAALIPAAAALVAGLMRRRRRNR; from the coding sequence ATGGACCGGACGAAGTCTCTCTCGCTCGCTGCCCTGGCTGCCCTGTTCGTCGGGGGCTTTGCCTCGGGTGACGCGCTCGCCCTGCCGCGTGATCCCTACCTGCAGAAGGTGGGCCCCGACACCGCCACCGTCGCGTTCCGCACGGCGTCGAGCTGCTCCAGCGCCCAGGTGCGCTACGGCGTGGGCGACACCGGCCAGACGGCGCGCTCCACGGCCACCGCGAAGATCCACGCCGTGGTCCTCACCGGCCTGTCTCCGGGCACCTCCTATACGTACTCCGTGGACGCGTGCGGTGAGACGACCCCGGCGAAGACGTTCAGCACCGCCCCCGTGCCCGGCACGCGGCGCGTGCACTTCGCCGCCGTGGGCGACTTCGGCACCGGCGGCAGCGACCAGAGGAAGGTCGCCGCCTCCATGCTCACCAACAAGCCGGAGCTCTTCGTCGCCCTGGGTGACAACGCCTACGCGTCCGGCACCGAGACCGAATTCCAGACGAACCTCTTCACCCCCATGGCCGCCCTGCTCGCGCAGGTGCCCATGTTCGCCACGCCCGGCAACCATGAGTACGTGACCAACGAGGCCCAGCCCTACCTGGACAACCTCTACCTGCCCACGAACAACGCGGAGGGCTCGGAGCGCTACTACTCGTTCGACTGGGGCCACGTGCACTTCGTGTCCATCGACTCGAACTGCGCCGTGGGCCTGGCGTCCTCGAGCAAGTGCACGCTCGCCGCGCAGAAGGCGTTCGTGGAGAAGGACCTGGCCGCCACCACGCAGCCGTGGAAGGTCGTCTTCTTCCACCACCCGTCCTGGTCCAGCGGCGAGCACGGCTCGCAGCTCACCATGCGCCGCCAGTTCGGCCCGCTGTTCGAGAAGTACGGCGTGGACCTGGTCCTCACCGGCCATGACCACGACTACGAGCGCAGCAAGCCCATGCTCGGTGACGCCGAGGCCGGCAAGAACGAGACGGGCATCCCCTACCTCGTCGTCGGCGGCGGCGGCGCCACGCTGCGTGAATTCGCCACGTCGCGCCCATCCTGGAGCGTCATCCGCGACGACGCGGCCCATGGCTTCCTCGATGTGGACGTCGTGGAGGGCAACCTCACCGCGAAGCTCGTGAAGACGGATGGCGGCGTCCTGGACTCGTTCACCCTCTCCAAGACGCTGCCCGCGCAGCCGGAAGCGCCCCAGGGCACGCTGAACGTCGCCGTCGACAGCGCCAGCGGCACCGCGCCCCACACTGCCGCGTTCACCGCGACGGCCTCCCAGTCCGGCGCCACCGTCACCTGGGACTTCGGCGACGGCGCCACCGCGCAGGGCCCCCAGGCCCAGCACGTCTTCGCCCAGGCCGGCACCTACACGGTGACGGCCACGGCTACCGTCCAGGGCGCCTCCCCCCTGACCGCCACCACCGTCGTCACCGTGGCGTCCAGCGGCACCGGCACCACCGACCCCGGCACGGGCTCCGGCGAGGATCCCGGCACCACGCCGTCCGACCCCGACCCCCGCCCCGAGGTTCCGGCCACGCCCACGACGCCAGGCGTCACGCCCGGGGCTGATGACGCGAACGGGGCCGGAGGCTGCACCGCCGGCCCATCCGCCGCCCTGATTCCGGCCGCGGCCGCCCTCGTCGCCGGCCTCATGCGCCGCCGTCGCCGGAACCGCTGA
- a CDS encoding DUF4956 domain-containing protein yields the protein MEGPFGALFQDVEQELQALSMGAILPRLVASAVIGALLSSRPWRLVLGKPLPKVEMVQAQILLCAAAAVITAVIGNSVAKAFGLVGLGGFVRFRSGLKDPRDAAILFLVIGLGMACGHGNLVLAFVGTMFVAVLLFVLDLFEKKAVAAKEPKQRLVVSAQADDLVRAEATLRTALGERNVMVKSCALDFSARRVELEVEEPEPGSLAAALGRTEGAPLRGLRWTAVSAKGAREEMA from the coding sequence ATGGAAGGTCCATTCGGAGCGCTGTTCCAGGACGTGGAGCAGGAGCTTCAGGCGCTGTCGATGGGGGCCATCCTCCCCCGGCTGGTGGCGTCGGCGGTGATTGGCGCGCTGTTGTCGTCGCGGCCCTGGCGGCTGGTGCTGGGCAAGCCGCTGCCGAAGGTGGAGATGGTGCAGGCGCAGATCCTCCTCTGCGCGGCGGCGGCCGTGATTACCGCGGTGATTGGCAACAGCGTGGCGAAGGCCTTCGGACTGGTGGGCCTGGGCGGGTTCGTGCGGTTCCGCTCCGGCCTGAAGGATCCGCGTGACGCGGCCATCCTGTTCCTGGTGATTGGCCTGGGCATGGCGTGCGGCCACGGGAACCTGGTGCTGGCGTTCGTGGGCACGATGTTCGTGGCGGTGCTGCTCTTCGTGCTGGACCTGTTCGAGAAGAAGGCCGTGGCGGCGAAGGAGCCGAAGCAGCGGCTGGTGGTGTCCGCGCAGGCGGACGACCTGGTGCGCGCGGAGGCCACGCTGAGGACGGCGCTGGGCGAGCGCAACGTGATGGTGAAGAGCTGCGCGTTGGACTTCTCCGCGCGGCGCGTGGAACTGGAAGTGGAGGAGCCGGAGCCTGGAAGCCTGGCGGCGGCGTTGGGACGGACGGAAGGGGCGCCCTTGAGGGGCCTGCGGTGGACGGCGGTGAGCGCGAAGGGCGCGCGGGAGGAGATGGCATGA